The following coding sequences are from one Cryptococcus deuterogattii R265 chromosome 1, complete sequence window:
- a CDS encoding mitochondrial GTPase 1, with amino-acid sequence MPFLPRASFPFSPHTPSWFAGHMARSLRELPPLLENINLVIEARDARLPLTSINPIFDGVLKRWKARAKIEGERERIVVYTKRDLAETRFEGPLTKAFMRNGSQKIMFADTRKNPDVSHVLRYAVDLAQKSAPFSPTYSILVLGMPNVGKSSLLNALRRVGLRKGKAFQTGAIAGVTKKLTGTVRIYEDPQVYVYDTPGVMMPYLGKGEEGGEKGLKLALTAGIKEDLFELDAISDYLLWKLNRRYVSEPSLPSYLSSLPLPPSFEPTDHLPTLLSALSNRLAAKQKGGEEDWESVMRWFVRAWREGKMGEWTLDELVPYRPAEVLLPREVENMRLGRETVDLPVAGVPERQMSQVELESHVNEAVTAYLSTLSSTSLENPASASQQRKISKSKRLQEKDAKLRGKGINVKRREEWQPGGVVSGGKRKGMSVKSTMGAAGRAVRRRG; translated from the exons ATGCCATTCCTCCCACGAGCATCATTCCCGTTTTCGCCTCACACCCCTTCGTGGTTTGCAGGCCACATGGCTCGATCTCTTCGCGAATTACCTCCCTTACTGGAGAACATCAACCTTGTCATCGAGGCTCGTGATGCTCGGCTGCCACTTACCAGTATCAATCCAATCTTTGACGGGGTATTGAAGCGATGGAAAGCTAGGGCCAAAatagaaggagaaagagaaagaatcGTCGTTTACACGAAAAGGGATTTGGCGGAAACCAGGTTTGAAGGG CCCTTGACAAAAGCCTTTATGCGGAATGGCAGCCAAAAGATTATGTTTGCAGACACTCGCAAAAACCCAGACGTCTCTCACGTTCTGCGTTACGCTGTTG ATCTTGCTCAAAAATCTGCTCCGTTCTCCCCTACATACTCtatccttgtccttggtATGCCCAACGTTGGCAAATCATCTTTATTGAATGCCCTTCGCCGAGTTGGTCTGCGCAAGGGCAAGGCGTTCCAGACTGGTGCTATAGCTGGTGTGACCAAAAAGTTGACAGGAACGGTCAGAATATATGAAGATCCTCAGGTATATGTGTACGATACGCCTGGAGTCATGATGCCCTATCTCGGTAAGGGtgaggaaggcggagaGAAGGGCCTGAAATTGGCTTTAACAG CTGGCATTAAGGAAGATCTGTTTGAATTAGACGCCATCTCAGATTATCTCTTGTGGAAGTTGAACCGTCGCTACGTTTCAGAGCCATCAC TTCCTTCTTACCTCTCCTCACTACCACTCCCGCCCTCCTTCGAGCCAACTGACCACCTTcctactcttctttccgcttTATCCAACCGTTTAGCTGCAAAGCAAAAGGGCGGTGAGGAAGACTGGGAGAGTGTTATGCGATGGTTTGTGCGAGCGTGGAGAGAAGGTAAGATGGGAGAATGGACACTGGATGAACTGGTACCGTACCGACCGGCTGAAGTTTTATTGCCGCGCGAGGTCGAGAACATGCgcttgggaagagagactGTCGACCTCCCCGTAGCCGGCGTTCCAGAACGACAAATGTCGCAGGTAGAATTGGAATCTCATGTTAACGAGGCCGTCACCGCATATCTTTCGACCCTCTCCTCAACATCGCTTGAAAACCCAGCCTCTGCCTCTCAGCAACGCAAGATATCCAAGTCCAAGCGTCttcaagaaaaggatgcGAAGTTACGAGGGAAGGGTATCAAtgtgaaaagaagagaagagtggcAGCCGGGTGGCGTAGTGAGtgggggaaagagaaaggggaTGAGTGTGAAGAGTACCATGGGCGCTGCTGGGAGAGCTGTCAGACGGCGAGGATAG
- a CDS encoding calcium/proton exchanger, with protein sequence MASPSIVEPEPEPDIEGHNPQQIHTNTTASSGYPSTTGDTTSQQQQHVLSEPEPGSSAPALKQTTTLRTILKPRSRPGHARAPSIKISEANPVSHATADLPNRPNSAPTIPVGGNSGSAFGRNRLAPLKNISIPLPPKMGPPENEEEKVQKTFMEPTWKQCFRNTIKAQPALVAVPIILPISWALHFSHQNPIAIFVTSLIAIVPIAGGLGFATEELAHRVGEAWGGLLNASFGNAVELLIAILALVKGQLDIVQASMVGSILSNVLLVLGMSYFAGGLRFHEQLYTIIGAQMHISLLGISLMAIVLPAAYHYAYPSTSDVVSSTRAGSQPEGEELDSLLKMSRGLSFILLAVYAMFLTFQLYTHAYLFRIPLEKVRHPLPGPAPHHEHVFPRPHWVDSIVDSSSSSSSSASSVRSERSHRRFRKFRKFSVSSKKEQREKEERGADGHEADNEGEPRQTLDNAPKPETPPVNEKNDNTVNHTSSVSPFRTSSNISDTLRPSVTNEDIERQSVVSSAQSEHVIVDEDGMVHVQPKVKFQFALGMLLLMTALAGVTAEWLVDSIDGLTATGNVSREFVGLILLPVIGNSVEHITAVTVSVKDKLNLSMSIAVGSSIQVSLCLLPILVLIGWAIGQPMLLFFDTFETMTLVISVLLVNFAISDGRTNYLEGFVMMMAYLSIALVCWFYDPLN encoded by the exons ATGgcttccccttccatcgTTGAGCCAGAACCTGAACCTGATATAGAGGGCCATAATCCCCAACAGATACATACGAACACTACAGCATCTTCCGGCTATCCTTCCACTACCGGTGACACCACAagtcaacaacagcaacatGTCCTATCAGAACCGGAACCTGGTAGCTCAGCTCCTGCCCTCAAACAGACTACCACTTTGCGCACTATCTTGAAACCTCGATCTCGACCTGGTCATGCACGTGCGCCATCAATCAAGATTTCTGAAGCCAACCCAGTCAGTCATGCTACTGCCGACCTTCCCAATCGTCCAAACAGCGCACCCACTATCCCTGTGGGCGGCAACTCTGGCTCGGCATTTGGGAGAAATAGGCTTGCTCCGTTGAAGAATATCTCAATTCCTTTGCCTCCCAAGATGGGACCCCCcgaaaatgaggaagagaaggtaCAGAAGACTTTCATGGAGCCCACATGGAAACAGTGCTTTCGC AACACCATCAAGGCTCAACCGGCCCTTGTTGCGGTGCCGATCATTCTTCCCATCAGTTGGGCATTGCATTTTAGTCATCAAAACCCCATAGCCATTTTCGTGACAAGCTTAATCGCCATTGTGCCAATCGCTGGTGGACTAGGTTTCGCCACTGAAGAGCTAGCTCATCGAGTTGGAGAAGCTTGGGGCGGGTTGCTTAACGCATCCTTTGGTAACGCCGTGGAACTTTTGATCGCAATTCTGGCCTTGGTCAAGGGTCAGCTTGATATAGTACAGGCTAGTATGGTTGGGTCCATTTTGAGTAACG TATTGCTCGTGCTTGGTATGAGCTATTTTGCCGGTGGTCTTCGATTCCACGAACAGTTATACACTATCATTGGTGCTCAGATGCACATTTCTTTGTTGGGCATTTCT CTCATGGCGATCGTCCTTCCTGCCGCCTATCATTACGCCTATCCATCTACTTCCGATGTTGTCTCTAGCACCAGAGCAGGATCACAACCTGAAGGCGAGGAGTTGGACAGCTTGCTCAAAATGTCGAGGGGTTTGAGCTTCATCTTGCTTGCTGTTTATGCCATGTTCCTCACTTTTCAGTTGTACA CCCACGCGTATCTTTTCAGAATTCCTCTCGAAAAGGTACGACACCCACTTCCAGGCCCAGCGCCACATCACGAGCACGTCTTCCCGAGGCCTCATTGGGTTGACTCAATCGTTGATTCCTCAAGTTCCAGCAGttcatctgcttcatcaGTTAGGTCCGAAAGGTCCCACAGACGATTCAGGAAGTTCAGAAAATTTTCCGTATCTTCTAAGAAGGAAcagcgagagaaggaggagcgggGCGCTGATGGACATGAAGCGGATAATGAGGGAGAACCACGACAGACCCTCGACAATGCACCTAAACCCGAAACTCCCCCAGTCAACGAGAAGAACGATAATACAGTCAATCACACATCATCTGTCAGTCCGTTCAGGACGAGCTCAAATATTTCAGATACCCTCCGACCATCTGTCACCAATGAGGATATTGAGCGCCAGTCTGTCGTGTCATCAGCACAGTCTGAGCACGTCATTGTCGATGAAGACGGTATGGTGCATGTCCAGCCAAAGGTCAAGTTTCAATTTGCCTTGGGTATGTTGCTTTTGATGACTGCCCTGGCTGGTGTCACCGCCGAGTGGCTTGTGGATTCCATTGATGGTCTTACTGCCACGGGTAATGTTTCAAGAGAGTTTGTTGGTTTAATCCTATTGCCTGTGATCGGTAACTCCGTCGAACATATTACTGCTGTAACGGTATCGGTCAAGGACAAGCTGAATCTTTCGATGAGCATTGCGGTGGGCAGTAGTATCCAGGTATCGTTGTGTCTATTACCAATTCTGGTTCTTATCGGATGGGCAATCGGGCAGCCAATGTTGCTTTTCTTTGACACCTTTGAAAC TATGACCTTAGTAATTTCGGTTCTGCTGGTCAATTTCGCCATCTCTGATGGAAGAACCAACTATCTTGAAGGATTtgtaatgatgatggcgtACCTATCTATTGCCCTGGTTTGCTG GTTCTACGATCCTCTTAATTAA
- a CDS encoding replication factor C subunit 1, which translates to MSSKADSPKKKPANKADQPAGKDIRGFFASGNPQKTGITKQVGTKSGSGKKPIMIDDSDEEPEEVVKEQSSSKVAPPSSAPNSATSKHFGSKAIVLSSDDEPAPAGSKSIAKSAPKAASKPIMTRKPALAKRKILNDSESEEEGYKPQPKRRSLGGRADKESDDEGAKSTKKGKRENDDDFDPMDVEDDDEEYNFDDEDEPQQKPKPKLTAKKPLAAPKKSTPVKKPAAPKTAKTAEPEKKEEKKFDWRAAAAARAAGPKAPGSKEIPEGTSDCLAGLTFVFTGEMESLGREDAQELVRRYSGKVTTAPSGKTSYVVVGENAGVSKLNKVKEKKIPMINEDEFLELIRQRSGKGPGGTVDKAAMEKASKAREKEEKKILEQAREMEEKEKKEEKERIRKQKALEGQGMAVKKTGPASAQLWTTKYAPTSLKEICGNKAPVERLGQWLKDWQNNYKANFKKPGKDGMGVYRAVLISGPPGIGKTTSAHLMAKEAGYTPLELNASDTRSKKLIENETNVDNKSLDGFFKGQGIGQTNAAGLKIGSRTCLIMDEVDGMSAGDRGGVGALNTLIRKTKIPMILICNDRTLQKMKPLQSTTFNMTFRKPQPNEIRSRIMSILHKEKLKIPPNVVDELIKGVNSDIRQVLNMLSTFKLGKSEMNFDEGKQLVKVNEKNTIMTPFTIIDKLTGPYAFSKNSKETLNDRIELYFHDFSFVPLFMQEHYLKTNPTALNNLDGPEKNLKHLELVSKAADSISDGDLIDRMIHGSEQHWSLLPLHAVASTVKPAMQVYGAMRSQGGGWGSWGPAFPQWLGQNSKQNKLQRQLTDIQIRMRLRVSGSREEIREQYMPLLASKIVSPLIDRGAAAVEETIEYMDEYYLGKDDWDAFVELGVDTMRDEDILKKIPSATKASFTRQYNKTDHPIAFHKGDLFAGVKKKIDVGPVPDNEDVFEEDEPVPDEPEEDKSEEEDPLQDKLIKAVKPKGKVTAKSASKSTVTKGAKSKAMK; encoded by the exons ATGTCTTCGAAAGCAGACTctcccaagaagaagcctgCTAACAAGGCTGATCAGCCGGCGGGCAAGGACATTCGTGGTTTT TTTGCTTCAGGA AATCCACAAAAGACTGGCATAACAAAACAAGTAGGAACTAAAAGTGGTTCAGGCAAAAAGCCGATCATGATTGATGACAGCGACGAGGAGCCTGAAGAGGTTGTCAAGGAACAATCGTCTTCCAAAGTTGcccctccatcatctgcaCCGAACAGCGCTACATCAAAACACTTTGGATCC AAGGCAATTGTACTATCTTCGGACGATGagcctgctcctgctgGATCGAAATCTATTGCTAAATCCGCACCCAAGGCCGCTTCCAAGCCAATAATGACAAGAAAACCGGCATTGGCAAAGCGCAAAATTCTTAACGACTCCGAgtctgaggaagagggctACAAACCGCAGCCGAAGAGACGAAGTCtaggaggaagagccgACAAGGAGTCTGATGACGAAGGTGCGAAGAGCAccaaaaagggaaagagggagaacGACGACGATTTTGAT CCCATGGATGTcgaggatgacgatgaggagtACAATTTcgacgatgaagacgagcCTCAACAAAAGCCCAAGCCAAAATTAACCGCAAAGAAGCCTCTTGCCGCTCCCAAGAAGTCTACGCCAGTCAAGAAACCCGCGGCACCTAAGACTGCTAAGACGGCCGAaccagagaagaaggaggagaagaagtttga TTGGCgagcggcagcagcagcgcGTGCTGCTGGTCCTAAAGCTCCAGGATCCAAGGAAATCCCTGAGGGTACCTCCGACTGTCTTGCAGGCCTCACATTTGTCTTCAcaggagagatggagagccTGGGAAGGGAGGATGCACAGGAGCTCGTTAGACGGTATTCTGG AAAGGTTACCACAGCCCCTTCTGGAAAAACCTCTTATGTCGTAGTTGGCGAAAACGCTGGTGTCTCCAAACTCaacaaggtcaaggagaagaaaatccCTATGATTAACGAAGATGAATTCCTTGAACTTATTCGTCAAAGATCTGGTAAAGGACCTGGTGGAACAGTAGATAAGGCGGCTATGGAGAAGGCCAGCAAggcaagggagaaggaggagaagaagatcctgGAGCAGGCtagggagatggaagagaaggaaaagaaagaggaaaaagagagaataAGGAAGCAGAAGGCTCTGGAAGGACAAGGTATGGCTGTCAA AAAAACGGGTCCTGCATCAGCCCAGCTGTGGACGACCAAGTATGCTCCTACTAGTTTGAAGGAGATCTGTGGCAATAAAGCTCCTGTCGAACGCCTGGGTCAGTGGTTGAAAGATTG GCAAAATAATTACAAGGCAAATTTCAAAAAACCCGGCAAAGATGGCATGGGCGTTTATCGCGCTGTTCTCATTTCTGGTCCTCCTGGTATAGGCAAAACTACCTCCGCTCATTTAATGGCAAAAGAGGCCGGTTATACTCCATTAGAACTGAATGCGAGTGATACTCGAAGCAAAAAGCTAATCGAGAATGAAACAAATGTCGATAACAAGAGTTTGGATGGGTTCTTCAAGGGTCAAGGGATCGGT CAGACAAATGCCGCGGGCTTAAAGATCGGCTCCAGAACCTGCTTGATCATGGACGAAGTAGATGGAATGTCCGCCGGTGACAGAGGTGGTGTCGGCGCTCTAAACACATTGATCAGGAAGACTAAG ATCCCAATGATCTTGATCTGTAACGATCGTACGTTACAAAAAATGAAGCCCTTACAGAGCACGACTTTCAACATGACGTTCAGGAA GCCCCAGCCGAATGAGATTCGCTCAAGGATTATGTCTATCTTGCACAA GGAAAAGCTCAAGATCCCACCCAACGTCGTTGATGAGCTTATAAAGGGAGTCAATTCTGATATCCGTCAGGTTCTAAACATGCTCTCCACGTTTAAGCTTGGTAAGAGTGAAATGAACTTTGACGAAGGGAAGCAATT AGTCAAGGTCAATGAGAAGAACACAATCATGACGCCTTTTACTATCATCGATAAACTCACAGGCCCATATGCTTTCTCCAAAAATAGCAAAGAAACATTGAATGATAGAATAGAGCTATATTTCCACGATTTCAGCTTTGTGCCTCTTTTCATGCAG GAGCATTACCTCAAAACAAACCCCACTGCCTTAAACAACCTCGACGGTCCCGAGAAGAACCTCAAGCACCTTGAATTAGTATCCAAGGCTGCGGACTCTATATCCGACGGTGATCTAATTGATCGCATGATTCACGGTTCGGAACAGCACTGGTCCCTGTTACCGCTGCATGCTGTAGCGTCTACGGTAAAGCCTGCCATGCAAGTGTATGGTGCAATGAGGAGTCAAGGTGGTGGATGGGGCAGCTGGGGTCCTGCTTTCCCTCA ATGGCTTGGACAAAACTCGAAGCAGAATAAACTTCAAAGACAGCTCACGGATATTCAAATTCGTATGCGTTTGCGAGTGTCAGGAAGCAGAGAGGAGATTAGAGAGCAGTACATGCCGCTCTTGGCCAGCAAGATTGTATCTCCTCTCATTGATCGCGGTGCT GCGGCTGTAGAAGAGACGATTGAGTACATGGACGAATATTATCTTGGAAAAGACGATTGGGATGCGTTTGTCGAACTTGGTGTGGATACGATGCGCGATGAGGACATCCTGAAGAAAATCCCAAGCGCTACGAAGGCTTCTTTCACCAGACA GTACAACAAGACTGATCACCCGATCGCATTTCATAAGGGTGATTTGTTTGCGGGggtaaagaagaagattgatgtTGGACCAGTGCCCGACAATGAGGATGTTTTCGAA GAAGACGAGCCTGTACCGGATGAGCCtgaggaggataagagcgaagaggaggaccCGTTACAGGATAAATTGATCAAGGCTGTAAAGCCGAAAGGTAAAGTCACGGCCAAATCTGCATCAAAATCGACTGTAACCAAAGGAGCAAAGTCAAAAGCTATGAAGTAG
- a CDS encoding origin recognition complex subunit 2: protein MPPTAKRPRQKSPQSEEPEAQLRESPDPKASASHLVSFLSGYADHQSDGEENEHDLDDDDADRYEPSDQEGDAEDGVNGEEEETRVTPRKMGLLPASANSTPRSKRGTPKKRKPGSTTPTPRRTPVKTPKRSLLLLGPGNGEDEDAGIIRASKADGYFTLMAQTSKTSGNSYSLLAEPLSKEAYEICIAESSKIRATLMPPETFTGKFHQWEKELETGFNLLFYGFGSKRPTLNLFAQKCLAKKGHVVVVNGFFPGLGIRDVLSEVEDRLEVPQNVSVPAYCSTPLERAAHRIYAYLLPPAAIQSSSRKNWPTASAPLYLVIHNMDAQSLRTPRSIAILSLLASSPRIHIIASFDHVHTPIIFSTSLSNSPPHSYPDGGWRGTPQKHRGFNWIHHSLTTYAPYDLELSYLRLSAQSLTPSGSGTGGISEEGALQILKSVPVKAARLLKLTLTQQLSRLPSHPKWHVAYPAPSSGSGIAPPFAVDGNLLSKTAKDKFIATEDERFEAFMGEYKDHGLVAEANVASEIDENRDGAVVEGRKEGRWFWVPLGKAAIERILQSMEDIES from the coding sequence ATGCCTCCCACAGCAAAACGACCTCGTCAAAAATCACCGCAATCTGAAGAACCTGAAGCACAACTTCGCGAGTCGCCAGACCCAAAAGCGAGCGCATCACACCTTGTCTCTTTCCTAAGCGGTTACGCCGATCATCAAtcagatggagaagaaaacgaACACGATttggatgacgatgatgcaGACAGATATGAGCCTTCGGATCAGGAGGGGGATGCGGAAGATGGGGTTaatggggaggaggaagagacaaGAGTTACGCCTCGCAAGATGGGTCTTTTACCAGCGTCAGCGAACAGTACCCCTCGATCTAAAAGGGGAACACCCAAAAAACGCAAACCCGGATCGACCACCCCCACACCACGAAGAACTCCTGTCAAAACTCCTAAGCGTTCACTCCTTCTGCTTGGCCCGGGTAAtggcgaggatgaggatgccGGGATCATCAGAGCCTCCAAGGCAGACGGATACTTTACACTTATGGCGCAAACGTCAAAAACTTCGGGAAACAGCTATTCCCTTTTGGCTGAGCCCCTATCAAAAGAGGCTTATGAAATATGTATTGCCGAATCATCAAAAATTCGTGCTACCTTAATGCCGCCAGAGACGTTTACGGGCAAGTTCCATCAGTGGGAGAAAGAACTTGAAACAGGCTTCAACCTCCTTTTCTACGGTTTTGGCTCCAAGCGTCCTACATTGAACCTATTCGCTCAAAAGTGTCTTGCCAAGAAAGGACATGTAGTTGTGGTCAACGGCTTCTTCCCAGGTTTAGGTATCAGGGACGTTCTCAGCGAAGTTGAAGATCGGTTAGAGGTCCCGCAAAATGTCTCTGTGCCAGCTTACTGCTCGACTCCTTTAGAACGAGCTGCGCATCGCATCTACGCCTATCTCTTACCGCCTGCTGCTATACAATCATCCTCGCGAAAGAATTGGCCCACTGCTTCAGCTCCTCTCTATCTGGTGATACATAATATGGACGCACAATCCCTTCGAACGCCCAGGTCTATAGCTATCCTGTCTCTATTAGCTTCCTCTCCACGAATCCATATAATAGCGTCTTTTGACCACGTTCATACCCCAATTATTttctccacatctctttccaacTCACCACCCCACTCGTATCCTGATGGCGGCTGGCGAGGCACCCCGCAAAAACATAGAGGGTTCAACTGGATACATCACAGTCTCACCACCTATGCCCCCTATGATCTTGAACTATCCTATTTGCGTTTATCGGCACAATCGCTTACACCTTCTGGCTCTGGAACAGGTGGCATATCCGAAGAGGGTGCTCTTCAAATTCTCAAGTCTGTACCTGTCAAGGCAGCCCGCTTGCTCAAACTCACTCTTACTCAACAACTCTCCCGTTtaccatctcatccaaaATGGCATGTGGCTTACCCTGCTCCCTCCAGTGGCAGTGGAATTGCTCCGCCCTTCGCAGTGGATGGAAATTTATTGAGCAAAACTGCGAAAGATAAGTTTATTGCTACGGAGGACGAACGTTTTGAGGCGTTCATGGGAGAATATAAAGACCACGGGTTGGTGGCCGAAGCAAATGTAGCCAGTGAGATAGATGAAAACCGTGATGGAGCGGTAgtggaagggaggaaggaaggaagatggtttTGGGTTCCATTAGGCAAAGCAGCAATTGAACGAATTTTGCAGAGTATGGAAGACATAGAAAGCTAG
- a CDS encoding proteasome assembly chaperone 2, which translates to MSDFTSCGSFSPSSFASSTLILPAVSLGNVPQLTADLLISSLGLKRVGFVGKGDTVAPFAGRGEKGGEIVTGGLEVYGQEGSELYVIQQRSPNLKSQKDRHISLLKTFINSNAFGAVLILTSLDSAIQNDAQLLTPYQRIIPPSLSSLPNQLQKIQNIPPLSLSLSQPANSVQNITSSYPPFLPAAGLTRRLLAALSEERTPIPHGAIAAWCVEGDNRGDSRSFADMVLYVLDLQDVVQIQEPASWEGLFGTTEGWSGGSGADAELYG; encoded by the exons ATGTCAGACTTCACCTCTTGTGGAAGCTTCTCACCTTCAAGCTTTGCCTCTTCGACTCTGATTCTA CCCGCTGTGTCTTTGGGTAATGTCCCTCAACTCACTGCGGACCTTTTGATCTCCTCACTTGGCCTCAAGAGAGTGGGTTTTGTAGGCAAGGGTGATACTGTCGCCCCCTTtgctggaagaggagagaaagggggAGAGATTGTAACTGGAGGGCTTGAAG TTTATGGTCAAGAGGGAAGCGAGCTGTATGTCATCCAACAAAGGTCACCAAACTTGAAA TCTCAGAAGGATCGTCATATCTCTTTACTGAAAACCTTCATCAATTCCAACGCTTTTGGCGCGGTCCTTATCCTTACTAGTCTGGATTCAGCAATTCAAAATGATGCCCAGCTCTT AACACCATACCAGCGGATAATTCCCCCGtcgctttcatctcttcctaACCAGCTCCAAAAAATACAAAATATTCCACCACTGTCACTTAGTCTCTCTCAGCCAGCCAATTCCGTTCAAAACATCACTTCCTCTTATCCaccattccttcctgcGGCTGGCCTGACTCGGCGGCTATTAGCAGCTCTTTCGGAAGAAAGAACGCCAATACCTCACGGTGCCATTGCTGCATGGTGTGTCGAAGGTGACAATAGAGGAGATTCTCGAAGCTTCGCCGATATGGTTTTATATGTGCTCGATCTAC AGGACGTTGTTCAAATACAGGAGCCTGCTTCCTGGGAAGGACTTTTTGGAACTACGGAAGGATGGAGCGGGGGCTCGGGAGCCGATGCTGAGCTTTATGGTTGA